The Echinicola rosea genome has a segment encoding these proteins:
- a CDS encoding glycosyltransferase family 2 protein: protein MDFIKEPSVAIILVNWNGYELTKVCIHSLFRMGYQNYHVVLVDNASPDGSGPRIRDAFKDKITYIQNEKNLGFSGGNNTGIRYALEKGFDYILELNNDTEVEPDFLTRLVDSIDDRPEFGAAQPVMTYTSEKEKVWNAGGIYWPVLGLSFTRNKNRPVYQAMNSKETDWITGCCFLIKTEVLQKVGFLKEVFFFGSFEDVDMSLRIKQEGYKLWYECTSKIYHSVGQSSKSKTKGKEGYLNPMLHYLVNRNQLFFIRMHVKWWFLPLAYAVQAGKMLAFTLYFIVRGRFGKLRHAWRGFFHGIIKNYEDR, encoded by the coding sequence ATGGATTTTATAAAAGAGCCTTCAGTAGCCATCATACTGGTTAATTGGAATGGCTATGAACTTACCAAAGTATGCATTCATTCTTTGTTTAGAATGGGTTACCAAAATTATCATGTAGTTTTGGTGGATAATGCGTCACCTGACGGTTCTGGGCCGAGGATCAGGGATGCTTTCAAGGATAAGATAACGTATATCCAGAACGAAAAGAATCTCGGATTTAGCGGAGGAAACAATACCGGTATCCGATATGCCTTGGAGAAGGGCTTTGATTATATTTTGGAATTAAACAATGATACGGAGGTTGAGCCTGATTTTCTCACACGGTTGGTAGATTCCATTGATGATCGACCGGAATTTGGTGCCGCTCAACCCGTCATGACTTATACTTCAGAGAAGGAAAAAGTATGGAATGCCGGGGGAATTTATTGGCCGGTACTAGGGCTCTCGTTTACCCGTAATAAAAACAGACCCGTGTACCAAGCAATGAATAGCAAGGAAACAGACTGGATTACGGGGTGTTGTTTTCTGATTAAAACTGAAGTATTGCAAAAGGTTGGTTTTCTTAAAGAAGTCTTCTTTTTTGGCTCTTTCGAGGATGTGGATATGTCCTTGAGGATAAAGCAAGAAGGATATAAACTATGGTACGAGTGTACTTCAAAAATATACCATTCGGTGGGCCAATCCTCAAAGTCCAAAACGAAAGGCAAGGAAGGCTACCTGAATCCCATGCTTCACTATTTAGTGAATCGCAACCAGTTGTTCTTTATCAGGATGCATGTAAAATGGTGGTTTTTGCCGTTGGCGTATGCTGTCCAGGCTGGTAAGATGCTGGCTTTTACATTATATTTTATCGTTCGAGGAAGATTTGGAAAACTCAGGCACGCTTGGAGGGGTTTTTTTCATGGAATTATTAAAAATTATGAAGATAGATAG
- a CDS encoding 2OG-Fe(II) oxygenase, with protein sequence MKIDSNRILDSKEEFKKGNPFPHLILDDFLDETFAQKLSAEFPLIGDNGLFQYDNPLELKSALNDWNKFPQHTYTFFRHLCSDKVVNHFSELVGVQLFADPGLHGGGWHLHQNGGRLNPHLDYNIHPKVGLQRKLNLIIYLPETWEEHWGGHFGLWSHDPETDGPKKLEKEVAIKFNRAVLFDTTHHSWHGLSQAVNTPNGEVRKSLAIYYLCEPPKGTENRQRALYAPNESQKGDEKIAELIKKRADNVQYNTSYIVKDEKK encoded by the coding sequence ATGAAGATAGATAGCAATAGAATTTTAGACAGTAAAGAAGAATTCAAAAAAGGAAATCCATTTCCACACCTTATTTTAGATGATTTTTTAGATGAAACATTTGCCCAGAAACTATCGGCAGAATTTCCGCTCATTGGGGACAATGGTCTTTTCCAGTATGACAATCCACTAGAACTTAAATCTGCATTGAATGATTGGAATAAATTTCCACAACATACCTACACTTTTTTTAGACACCTTTGTTCAGATAAAGTGGTAAACCATTTCAGTGAGCTGGTGGGAGTACAGTTATTTGCTGATCCAGGCCTACACGGTGGAGGCTGGCATTTGCATCAAAATGGAGGAAGGCTAAATCCCCATTTGGATTATAACATCCATCCCAAAGTAGGGTTACAGCGAAAACTGAACCTGATCATTTATCTTCCAGAGACTTGGGAAGAACACTGGGGAGGGCATTTTGGCTTGTGGAGCCATGATCCGGAAACTGACGGTCCTAAAAAGCTAGAAAAAGAAGTTGCCATTAAATTTAACAGAGCAGTGCTTTTTGATACCACACACCATTCATGGCATGGATTAAGCCAAGCGGTAAATACTCCAAACGGAGAAGTAAGAAAATCACTGGCCATTTACTATTTATGCGAGCCCCCCAAAGGCACAGAGAATCGCCAACGGGCACTTTACGCACCAAATGAAAGCCAAAAAGGTGATGAAAAAATTGCCGAGCTGATCAAGAAAAGAGCCGATAATGTGCAGTACAATACTTCTTATATTGTAAAAGATGAAAAGAAATAG